In Scleropages formosus chromosome 18, fSclFor1.1, whole genome shotgun sequence, one DNA window encodes the following:
- the gnl1 gene encoding guanine nucleotide-binding protein-like 1 isoform X1, which translates to MPRKKPFSNKQKKKQLQVKRERKRGDTGSGPNSRNASTERGKEREPQSDTSDSETTDVRKINQQPSHREGRHDPNRYRLHFEKESREEVERRKKRAREKILEPAAEADLEIDINDIYPPEKGLDFPRRPSWHYEMTREQLLRKEEKLFGEFLETLHSKNPPGSLSHFEHNLETWRQLWRVLEMSDVVLLIVDIRHPVLQFPAALYHYVTNELHKQVILVLNKVDLCPAALVLAWKHYLSSLFPHLHCVCFTSHPGQPYSTVLQKKRIRRKVGWCQAGGPVQILRACQDIVAGRVDLSSWEQKIQRDAANDCQEGELLEEGESVLVEHYSDVAMEMVNSSQELYKDGVLTLGCIGFPNVGKSSVLNSLVGKKVVSVSRTPGHTKYFQTYYLTPTVKLCDCPGLVFPSRVDKQLQILAGIYPIAQLQEPYSSVGYLYERMPFHAILRLKHPNGEGEDGEAKWTAWDICEAWAERRGYKTAKAARNDVYRAANSLLRLAVDGRICLCLRPPGYTPQRDKWEIHPEVTEIIALQGKREEDGAGERDEEEGESSSEPEEEEDRDADGDDEEGEEDDDDGGGGFLKPGQREGLRPKMMVNMFSVLGENECE; encoded by the exons ATGCCGAGAAAAAAGCCGTTCAGTAACAAACAGAAGAAGAAGCAACTTCAGGTGAAacgggagaggaagagag GGGACACCGGTTCTGGTCCCAACAGTCGCAATGCAAGTACGGAACGGGGAAAGGAGAGGGAGCCCCAGTCCGACACCTCGGACAGCGAGACAACGGATGTGAGGAAGATCAATCAGCAGCCTTCCCACAGGGAAGGGAGACATGACCCTAACAG GTACCGCCTGCACTTTGAGAAGGAGAGTCgggaggaggtggagaggaggaagaaaaggGCACGGGAGAAAATTCTTGAGCCGGCAGCAGAGGCAGATCTTGAGATTGACATCAATGACATCTATCCTCCAGAGAAAG GGTTGGATTTCCCACGTAGACCCTCCTGGCATTATGAGATGACAAGAGAACAGCTACttagaaaggaagaaaaattatTTGGAGAGTTTCTGGAAACCCTGCACTCTAAAAACCCACCTGGCTCCCTAAGCCACTTTGAACACAACCTTGAg aCTTGGCGACAGCTGTGGAGAGTGttggaaatgtctgatgtgGTTCTTCTCATTGTAGACATCAGGCACCCA GTTCTTCAGTTCCCAGCAGCTCTGTATCATTATGTCACCAATGAGCTCCATAAGCAGGTTATCCTGGTTCTGAACAAAGTGGACCTTTGTCCTGCAGCTCTGGTACTGGCCTGGAAACACTATCTCTCCAGTCTGTTCCCCCATTTGCACTGTGTTTGCTTTACTTCTCACCCAGGGCAGCCGTACAGCACAG TACTCCAGAAGAAGAGGATACGAAGGAAAGTGGGCTGGTGTCAGGCAGGAGGTCCTGTACAGATACTAAGGGCATGTCAGGACATTGTTGCTGGTAGAG TGGACCTCAGCAGCTGGGAGCAGAAGatccaaagagatgctgctAATGACTGCCAGGAAGGGGAGTTGTTGGAAGAGGGAGAGTCTGTGTTGGTGGAACACTACAGtgatgttgccatggagatggtCAACTCTTCGCAGGAGCTTTACAAGGATGGGGTCCTCACCCTGGGTTGTATTG GCTTCCCAAACGTGGGGAAATCTTCTGTGCTTAACAGCCTTGTTGGAAAGAAGGTGGTGAGTGTGTCTCGGACACCAGGACATACCAAGTACTTCCAGACCTACTACCTGACCCCCACCGTTAAGCTTTGTGACTGTCCTGGGCTGGTATTTCCTTCACGTGTGGACAAacagctgcag ATCTTGGCTGGTATATATCCAATTGCCCAGCTCCAGGAGCCCTACAGCTCTGTAGGGTATCTCTATGAGAGGATGCCCTTCCACGCCATTCTCAGGCTCAAACACCCCAACGGCGAAGGAGAGGATGGAGAAGCAAAGTGGACAGCATGGGACATATGTGAAG cTTGGGCTGAGAGAAGAGGGTACAAAACTGCTAAAGCAGCCAGGAATGATGTGTACAGAGCTGCCAACAGTCTACTGCGACTGGCTGTTGATGGGCGAATCTGTCTTTGTTTGAGACCACCTGGGTACACACCCCAAAGAG ATAAGTGGGAAATCCACCCAGAAGTTACTGAAATCATTGCTCTGCAAGGAAAGCGTGAAGAAGatggagcaggagagagagatgaggaggaaggAGAATCTAGCTCAGAgccagaagaggaggaggaccgGGACGCTGATGGCGATGATGAGGAAGgggaagaagatgatgatgatggtggtggtggcttCTTGAAGCCAGGGCAAAGGGAGGGTCTCAGGCCCAAGATGATGGTCAACATGTTCAGTGTCCTTGGAGAGAATGAGTGTGAATAG
- the gnl1 gene encoding guanine nucleotide-binding protein-like 1 isoform X2: MRQRWRVGQVEKLRERDTGSGPNSRNASTERGKEREPQSDTSDSETTDVRKINQQPSHREGRHDPNRYRLHFEKESREEVERRKKRAREKILEPAAEADLEIDINDIYPPEKGLDFPRRPSWHYEMTREQLLRKEEKLFGEFLETLHSKNPPGSLSHFEHNLETWRQLWRVLEMSDVVLLIVDIRHPVLQFPAALYHYVTNELHKQVILVLNKVDLCPAALVLAWKHYLSSLFPHLHCVCFTSHPGQPYSTVLQKKRIRRKVGWCQAGGPVQILRACQDIVAGRVDLSSWEQKIQRDAANDCQEGELLEEGESVLVEHYSDVAMEMVNSSQELYKDGVLTLGCIGFPNVGKSSVLNSLVGKKVVSVSRTPGHTKYFQTYYLTPTVKLCDCPGLVFPSRVDKQLQILAGIYPIAQLQEPYSSVGYLYERMPFHAILRLKHPNGEGEDGEAKWTAWDICEAWAERRGYKTAKAARNDVYRAANSLLRLAVDGRICLCLRPPGYTPQRDKWEIHPEVTEIIALQGKREEDGAGERDEEEGESSSEPEEEEDRDADGDDEEGEEDDDDGGGGFLKPGQREGLRPKMMVNMFSVLGENECE, from the exons atgcggcaGCGCTGGAGAGTGGGACAAGTGGAGAAACTTCGCGAAC GGGACACCGGTTCTGGTCCCAACAGTCGCAATGCAAGTACGGAACGGGGAAAGGAGAGGGAGCCCCAGTCCGACACCTCGGACAGCGAGACAACGGATGTGAGGAAGATCAATCAGCAGCCTTCCCACAGGGAAGGGAGACATGACCCTAACAG GTACCGCCTGCACTTTGAGAAGGAGAGTCgggaggaggtggagaggaggaagaaaaggGCACGGGAGAAAATTCTTGAGCCGGCAGCAGAGGCAGATCTTGAGATTGACATCAATGACATCTATCCTCCAGAGAAAG GGTTGGATTTCCCACGTAGACCCTCCTGGCATTATGAGATGACAAGAGAACAGCTACttagaaaggaagaaaaattatTTGGAGAGTTTCTGGAAACCCTGCACTCTAAAAACCCACCTGGCTCCCTAAGCCACTTTGAACACAACCTTGAg aCTTGGCGACAGCTGTGGAGAGTGttggaaatgtctgatgtgGTTCTTCTCATTGTAGACATCAGGCACCCA GTTCTTCAGTTCCCAGCAGCTCTGTATCATTATGTCACCAATGAGCTCCATAAGCAGGTTATCCTGGTTCTGAACAAAGTGGACCTTTGTCCTGCAGCTCTGGTACTGGCCTGGAAACACTATCTCTCCAGTCTGTTCCCCCATTTGCACTGTGTTTGCTTTACTTCTCACCCAGGGCAGCCGTACAGCACAG TACTCCAGAAGAAGAGGATACGAAGGAAAGTGGGCTGGTGTCAGGCAGGAGGTCCTGTACAGATACTAAGGGCATGTCAGGACATTGTTGCTGGTAGAG TGGACCTCAGCAGCTGGGAGCAGAAGatccaaagagatgctgctAATGACTGCCAGGAAGGGGAGTTGTTGGAAGAGGGAGAGTCTGTGTTGGTGGAACACTACAGtgatgttgccatggagatggtCAACTCTTCGCAGGAGCTTTACAAGGATGGGGTCCTCACCCTGGGTTGTATTG GCTTCCCAAACGTGGGGAAATCTTCTGTGCTTAACAGCCTTGTTGGAAAGAAGGTGGTGAGTGTGTCTCGGACACCAGGACATACCAAGTACTTCCAGACCTACTACCTGACCCCCACCGTTAAGCTTTGTGACTGTCCTGGGCTGGTATTTCCTTCACGTGTGGACAAacagctgcag ATCTTGGCTGGTATATATCCAATTGCCCAGCTCCAGGAGCCCTACAGCTCTGTAGGGTATCTCTATGAGAGGATGCCCTTCCACGCCATTCTCAGGCTCAAACACCCCAACGGCGAAGGAGAGGATGGAGAAGCAAAGTGGACAGCATGGGACATATGTGAAG cTTGGGCTGAGAGAAGAGGGTACAAAACTGCTAAAGCAGCCAGGAATGATGTGTACAGAGCTGCCAACAGTCTACTGCGACTGGCTGTTGATGGGCGAATCTGTCTTTGTTTGAGACCACCTGGGTACACACCCCAAAGAG ATAAGTGGGAAATCCACCCAGAAGTTACTGAAATCATTGCTCTGCAAGGAAAGCGTGAAGAAGatggagcaggagagagagatgaggaggaaggAGAATCTAGCTCAGAgccagaagaggaggaggaccgGGACGCTGATGGCGATGATGAGGAAGgggaagaagatgatgatgatggtggtggtggcttCTTGAAGCCAGGGCAAAGGGAGGGTCTCAGGCCCAAGATGATGGTCAACATGTTCAGTGTCCTTGGAGAGAATGAGTGTGAATAG